One genomic segment of Penaeus chinensis breed Huanghai No. 1 chromosome 24, ASM1920278v2, whole genome shotgun sequence includes these proteins:
- the LOC125038250 gene encoding PE-PGRS family protein PE_PGRS11-like, with amino-acid sequence MKLQILFLAFVAASSAAPQGYSPPSNSYNTPSCSAGQVLHVDGRCVTPRVNRKVYVFDAPAVPQSYGPPPYIPEPVVNTNILFIRTPEAGQGPDPIIVPPPQEKHVVYVLNKQSQQGQRVIEVPAGPASSPEVYFVNYADGENPTLPSGVDLQTALNAASQGGGQVIGGGSGVGGGFGGSGGFGGSGGFGGSGGFGGSGGFGGSGGHGGGLGGGVGGGISGSYGTPSK; translated from the exons ATGAAGCTCCAG ATTTTGTTCTTGGCGTTCGTGGCTGCTTCGTCAGCGGCTCCCCAGGGTTACAGCCCCCCAAGCAATTCCTACAATACCCCCTCCTGCAGCGCCGGGCAGGTTCTCCACGTGGACGGCAGATGTGTCACGCCCAGAGTCAACCGTAAAGTCTACGTGTTCGATGCACCGGCTGTTCCGCAATCTTATGGACCCCCTCCCTATATCCCCGAGCCAGTCGTGAACACTAACATCTTGTTCATCCGAACTCCCGAAGCAGGACAAGGGCCGGATCCCATTATCGTGCCTCCACCCCAGGAGAAACACGTCGTGTACGTCCTCAACAAACAGTCACAGCAAGGCCAGAGAGTGATCGAGGTTCCAGCAGGACCAGCCAGCAGCCCCGAAGTTTACTTCGTGAACTACGCTGACGGCGAGAACCCAACCCTTCCTAGCGGAGTTGATCTGCAGACTGCTTTGAAtgcggcatctcagggcggcggTCAAGTGATTGGAGGAGGCAGCGGTGTCGGCGGTGGTTTCGGAGGcagcggtggattcggaggcagcGGTGGTTTTGGAGGCAGCGGTGGTTTTGGAGGgagcggtggattcggaggaagCGGAGGACACGGAGGAGGccttggaggtggagttggaggtggcaTCAGTGGATCCTACGGAACACCCTCTAAATAA
- the LOC125038300 gene encoding keratin, type I cytoskeletal 9-like, whose product MKLLVLISTLVATSLAAPQGYSLGTPSGPSFGTGGPGPGIGSGGCGPGQVLHVDGRCVTPRVNRKVYLYDAPPAPPISHGPPPYIPEPTIDTNIVFIRTPEGGQGPDPIVIPPPQQKQVVYVLNKQTQQGQEVIEVPAPPGTSPEVYFVNYADGENPVLPSGVDLQSALNAASQGGGQVIGGGGGSVGGGFGSSGGVGGGFGGGFGGGFGGGAISGGFVSGGDSGEFISGGSSGGFITGGGFGGGSSVVSTPSNLYSTP is encoded by the exons ATGAAGCTCCTG GTCTTAATCTCAACACTCGTGGCCACGTCGTTAGCCGCACCTCAGGGCTACAGTCTGGGTACGCCCTCAGGACCAAGTTTTGGAACTGGAGGTCCGGGTCCAGGAATTGGCTCAGGAGGATGCGGTCCCGGACAGGTGCTGCATGTCGACGGCAGGTGTGTCACTCCACGCGTCAACCGTAAAGTTTACTTATATGACGCGCCACCAGCACCACCAATTTCCCACGGTCCTCCTCCTTACATCCCTGAGCCAACAATAGACACAAATATTGTGTTCATCCGAACTCCTGAAGGAGGACAAGGACCAGATCCCATCGTCATACCTCCACCACAGCAGAAACAGGTCGTCTATGTActcaacaaacagacacaacagGGACAGGAAGTGATTGAAGTGCCAGCACCACCAGGAACCAGTCCTGAAGTTTACTTCGTGAACTACGCTGACGGCGAGAACCCTGTTCTTCCCAGCGGTGTTGACCTTCAGAGTGCCTTGAATGCAGCTTCCCAGGGAGGCGGTCAAGTGATTGGTGGCGGTGGCGGAAGTGTCGGCGGTGGTTTCGGAAGCAGCGGAGGTGTAGGCGGTGGTTTTGGAGGCGGATTTGGCGGTGGATTTGGAGGTGGTGCTATAAGCGGAGGTTTCGTAAGCGGTGGCGATAGTGGAGAATTTATTTCTGGTGGAAGTAGCGGTGGATTTATCACAGGAGGTGGTTTCGGTGGAGGCTCCAGCGTTGTCTCCACTCCATCAAATCTTTACAGTACACCATAG
- the LOC125038336 gene encoding ATP-dependent RNA helicase A-like codes for MKHLVLISTLVATSLAAPQGYSLGTPSGPNFGTGGPGPGFGSGGCGPGQVLHVDGRCVTPRVNRKVYLYDAPPAPPISHGPPPYIPEPTIDTNIVFIRTPEGGQGPDPIIVPPPQQKHVLYVLNKQTQQGQEVIEVPAPPATSPEVYFVNYADGENPVLPSGVDLQSALNAASQGGGQVIGGGGGSVGGGFGSSGGVGGGFGGGFGGGFGGGAISGGFVGGGHSGEFISGGSSGGFITGGGFGGGSSVVSTPSNLYSTP; via the exons ATGAAGCACCTG GTCTTAATTTCAACACTTGTGGCCACGTCGTTAGCCGCACCTCAGGGCTACAGTCTGGGTACGCCCTCAGGACCAAATTTTGGAACTGGAGGTCCGGGTCCAGGATTTGGCTCAGGAGGATGCGGTCCCGGACAAGTGCTGCATGTCGATGGCAGGTGTGTCACTCCACGCGTCAACCGTAAAGTTTACTTATATGACGCGCCACCAGCACCACCAATTTCCCACGGTCCTCCTCCTTACATCCCTGAGCCAACCATAGACACAAATATTGTGTTCATCCGAACTCCTGAAGGAGGACAAGGACCAGATCCCATCATCGTACCTCCACCACAACAGAAACACGTCCTGTATGTCctcaacaaacagacacaacagGGGCAGGAAGTGATTGAAGTGCCAGCACCACCAGCAACTAGTCCTGAAGTTTACTTCGTGAACTACGCTGACGGTGAGAACCCTGTTCTCCCCAGCGGTGTTGACCTTCAGAGTGCCTTGAATGCAGCTTCCCAGGGAGGCGGTCaagtgattggtggtggtggcggaAGTGTCGGCGGTGGTTTCGGAAGCAGCGGAGGTGTAGGCGGTGGTTTTGGAGGCGGATTTGGCGGTGGATTTGGAGGTGGTGCTATAAGCGGAGGTTTCGTAGGCGGTGGCCACAGTGGAGAATTTATTTCTGGTGGAAGTAGCGGTGGGTTTATCACAGGAGGTGGTTTCGGTGGAGGCTCCAGCGTTGTCTCCACTCCATCAAATCTTTACAGTACACCATAG
- the LOC125037945 gene encoding ATP-dependent RNA helicase A-like — MKHLVLISTLVATSLAAPQGYSLGTPSGPSFGIGGPGPGFVSGGCGPGQVLHVDGRCVTPRVNRKVYLYDAPPAPPISHGPPPYIPEPTIDTNIVFIRIPEGGQGPDPIIVPPPQQKHVLYVLNKQTQQGQEVIEVPSPPATSPEVYFVNYADGENPVLPSGVDLQSALNAASQGGGQVIGGGGGFGGSGGVGGGFGGGIGSGFGGGAISGGFVSGGDNGEFISGGSSGGFITGGGFGGGSSVVSTPSNLYSTP, encoded by the exons ATGAAGCACCTG GTCTTAATTTCAACACTTGTGGCCACGTCGTTAGCCGCACCTCAGGGCTACAGTCTGGGTACGCCCTCAGGACCAAGTTTTGGAATTGGAGGTCCGGGTCCAGGATTTGTCTCAGGAGGATGCGGTCCCGGACAGGTGCTGCATGTCGATGGCAGGTGTGTCACTCCACGCGTCAATCGTAAAGTGTACTTATATGAcgcaccaccagcaccaccaattTCCCACGGTCCTCCTCCTTACATCCCTGAGCCAACCATAGACACAAATATTGTGTTCATCCGAATTCCTGAAGGAGGACAAGGACCAGATCCCATCATCGTACCTCCACCACAACAGAAACACGTCCTGTATGTCctcaacaaacagacacaacagGGGCAGGAAGTGATTGAAGTGCCATCACCACCAGCGACTAGTCCTGAAGTTTACTTCGTGAACTACGCTGACGGCGAGAACCCTGTTCTTCCCAGCGGTGTTGATCTCCAGAGTGCCTTGAATGCAGCTTCCCAGGGAGGCGGTCAAGTGATTGGTGGCGGCGGTGGTTTCGGAGGCAGCGGAGGTGTTGGCGGTGGTTTCGGAGGCGGAATTGGCAGTGGATTTGGAGGTGGTGCTATAAGCGGAGGTTTCGTAAGCGGTGGCGATAATGGAGAATTTATTTCTGGTGGAAGTAGCGGTGGATTTATCACAGGAGGTGGTTTCGGTGGAGGCTCCAGCGTTGTCTCCACTCCATCAAATCTTTACAGTACACCATAG
- the LOC125037946 gene encoding ATP-dependent RNA helicase A-like yields the protein MKLLVLISTLVATSIAKPQGYSLGTPSGPSFGIGGPGPGFGSGGCGPGQVLHVDGRCVTPRVNRKVYLYDAPPAPISHGPPPYIPEPTIETNIVFIRTPEGGQGPDPIIVPPPQQKHVLYVLNKQTQQGQEVIEVPAPPATSPEVYFVNYADGENPVLPSGVDLQTALNAASQGGGQVIGGGGGVGGGFGGSGVGGGFGDGISGGFGGGVISGGFVSGGDSGEFISGGSGGGFITGGGFGGGSSVISTPSNLYTTP from the exons ATGAAGCTCCTG GTCTTAATCTCAACACTCGTGGCCACTTCGATAGCCAAACCTCAGGGCTACAGTCTGGGTACGCCCTCAGGACCAAGTTTTGGAATTGGAGGTCCGGGTCCAGGATTTGGCTCAGGAGGATGCGGCCCCGGACAGGTGCTGCATGTCGACGGCAGGTGTGTCACTCCACGCGTCAACCGTAAAGTTTACTTATATGACGCGCCACCAGCACCAATTTCCCACGGTCCTCCTCCTTACATCCCTGAGCCAACCATAGAAACAAATATTGTGTTCATCCGAACTCCTGAAGGAGGACAAGGACCAGACCCCATCATCGTACCTCCACCACAACAGAAACACGTCCTGTATGTCctcaacaaacagacacaacaaGGACAGGAAGTGATTGAAGTGCCAGCACCACCAGCAACTAGTCCTGAAGTTTACTTCGTGAACTATGCTGATGGCGAGAACCCAGTTCTTCCCAGCGGTGTTGATCTCCAGACTGCTTTGAACGCAGCTTCCCAAGGAGGTGGTCAAGTGATTGGTGGCGGCGGAGGTGTCGGCGGTGGTTTCGGAGGCAGCGGTGTTGGCGGAGGCTTTGGAGACGGAATTagcggtggattcggaggtggTGTTATTAGCGGTGGTTTCGTAAGCGGTGGCGATAGTGGAGAATTCATctcaggtggaagtggaggtggattcATCACGGGAGGTGGTTTCGGTGGAGGCTCCAGTGTTATTTCCACCCCATCAAATCTTTACACTACACCATAA
- the LOC125037947 gene encoding pupal cuticle protein 36-like has product MKLLVLISTLVATSLAIPQGYNLGTPSGPSFGIGGPGSGFGSGGCGPGQVLHVDGRCVTPRVNRKVYLYDAPPAPPISHGPPPYIPEPTIDTNIVFIRTPEGGQGPDPIIVPPPQQKHVLYVLNKQTQQGQEVIEVPAPPATSPEVYFVNYADGENPVLPSGVDLQSALNAASQGGGQVIGVGGGFGGSGGVGGGFGGSGVSGGLGGSGGVGGGFGGGIVGGFGGGAISGGFGSGGDSGEFISGGFITGGGFGGGSSVVSTPSNLYTTP; this is encoded by the exons ATGAAGCTCCTG GTCTTAATCTCAACACTCGTGGCCACGTCATTAGCCATCCCTCAAGGTTACAACCTAGGTACACCTTCTGGACCAAGTTTTGGAATTGGGGGTCCGGGCTCAGGATTTGGCTCAGGAGGATGCGGCCCCGGACAGGTGCTGCATGTCGACGGCAGGTGCGTCACTCCACGCGTCAATCGTAAAGTTTACTTATATGACGCGCCACCAGCACCACCAATTTCTCACGGTCCTCCTCCTTACATCCCTGAGCCAACCATAGACACAAATATTGTGTTCATCCGAACTCCTGAAGGAGGACAAGGACCAGATCCCATCATCGTACCTCCTCCACAACAGAAACACGTCCTGTATGTCctcaacaaacagacacaacaaGGACAGGAAGTGATTGAAGTGCCAGCACCACCAGCAACCAGTCCTGAAGTTTACTTCGTGAACTACGCTGATGGCGAAAACCCAGTTCTTCCCAGCGGTGTTGATCTCCAGAGTGCCTTGAACGCAGCTTCCCAAGGAGGCGGTCAAGTGATTGGTGTCGGTGGTGGTTTTGGAGGCAGCGGAGGTGTTGGCGGTGGGTTCGGAGGCAGCGGTGTTAGCGGTGGTTTGGGAGGCAGCGGAGGTGTTGGCGGTGGTTTTGGAGGCGGCATTGTAGGTGGATTCGGAGGTGGTGCTATAAGCGGAGGTTTTGGAAGCGGTGGCGACAGTGGAGAATTTATCTCTGGTGGATTTATCACTGGAGGTGGTTTCGGTGGAGGTTCCAGCGTTGTTTCCACTCCATCAAATCTTTACACTACACCTTAG
- the LOC125037948 gene encoding translation initiation factor IF-2-like yields the protein MRRAGEWWSERKCGYKRRCLARESITSDMKLLVLLSTLVATSLAAPQGYSLGTPSGPSFGIGGSSPGFGLGGCGPGQVLHVDGRCVTPRINRKVYLYDAPPAPPISHGPPPYIPEPTIDTNIVFIRTPEGGQGLDPIIVPPPQQKHVLYVLNKQTQQGQEVIELPAPPATSPEVYFVNYADGENPVLPSGVDLQSALNAASQGGGQVIGGGGGVGGGFGGSGGIGSGFGDGISGGFGGGVISGGFVSGGDGGEFISGGSGGGFITGGGFSGGSSVISTPSNLYTTP from the exons ATGAGGAGAGCAGGAGAATGGTGGAGTGAGAGGAAATGTGGATATAAAAGGCGGTGCCTGGCGCGGGAAAGCATTACTTCCGACATGAAGCTCCTG GTCTTACTCTCAACACTCGTGGCTACGTCATTAGCCGCGCCTCAGGGCTACAGTCTGGGTACGCCCTCAGGACCAAGTTTTGGAATAGGAGGTTCCAGCCCAGGATTTGGCTTAGGAGGATGCGGCCCCGGACAGGTGCTGCATGTCGACGGCAGGTGTGTCACTCCGCGCATCAACCGTAAAGTTTACTTATATGACGCGCCACCAGCACCACCAATTTCCCACGGTCCTCCTCCTTACATCCCTGAGCCAACCATAGACACAAATATTGTGTTCATCCGAACTCCTGAAGGAGGACAAGGACTAGACCCCATCATCGTACCTCCACCACAACAGAAACACGTCCTGTATGTCctcaacaaacagacacaacaaGGACAGGAAGTGATTGAATTGCCAGCACCACCAGCAACTAGTCCTGAAGTTTACTTCGTGAACTATGCTGATGGCGAGAATCCAGTTCTTCCCAGCGGTGTTGATCTCCAGAGTGCCTTAAACGCAGCTTCCCAAGGAGGTGGTCAAGTGATTGGTGGCGGCGGAGGTGTCGGTGGTGGTTTCGGAGGCAGTGGAGGTATTGGCAGTGGTTTTGGAGACGGAATTagcggtggattcggaggtggTGTTATTAGCGGAGGATTTGTaagtggtggcgatggtggagaATTCATCTCTGGTGGAAGTGGCGGTGGATTCATCACAGGAGGTGGTTTCAGTGGAGGTTCCAGCGTTATTTCCACCCCATCAAATCTTTACACTACACCATAA